A portion of the bacterium genome contains these proteins:
- a CDS encoding lytic transglycosylase domain-containing protein, producing the protein MRLSIQSVLSRIEQIQDRFDSFWANTVSVKQVIKGEEGEKSSFQKVLKEVISGKGASDYSSLINTYAQKYNLDSALIEAVINTESDFNPEAVSPKGALGLMQLMPATVRELGVTNPFDPAQNIEGGTRYLRSLLDEFKGDLPLALAAYNAGAKTVKEQGGIPPFKETQDYVKKVLGDYRGGGFNGGGR; encoded by the coding sequence GTGCGCTTGTCTATCCAATCTGTATTGAGTCGAATTGAACAGATACAGGATAGATTTGATTCCTTTTGGGCGAATACTGTGTCTGTTAAGCAGGTTATTAAGGGAGAGGAGGGAGAAAAGTCCAGCTTTCAGAAGGTGTTAAAGGAAGTAATTAGTGGGAAAGGAGCTTCAGACTACTCTTCCTTGATTAACACCTATGCCCAAAAATACAACTTAGATTCCGCTCTTATCGAGGCGGTCATCAACACAGAATCGGACTTTAATCCTGAGGCTGTTTCTCCTAAAGGGGCGCTGGGCTTGATGCAATTAATGCCGGCTACGGTCAGGGAACTGGGAGTGACCAACCCCTTTGATCCAGCTCAAAATATAGAGGGGGGAACAAGATACCTTCGCTCTCTTCTGGATGAGTTTAAGGGAGACTTGCCCCTGGCCCTGGCTGCCTATAACGCCGGAGCTAAGACGGTTAAAGAGCAAGGTGGAATCCCTCCCTTTAAGGAGACTCAGGATTATGTGAAGAAGGTGCTTGGAGACTACCGGGGAGGGGGCTTTAATGGGGGAGGCCGGTAA